In one Diabrotica virgifera virgifera chromosome 7, PGI_DIABVI_V3a genomic region, the following are encoded:
- the LOC126887863 gene encoding protein lifeguard 4-like, producing MSQTVSLILNEDVEHGGKEYDEDDIENDFAYRNNVLNATKQIRLAFIRKVYGLLSMQILLTFIIASICLFTPPIKSFVHTNDWMMMFSFIASIALLVPLHIKRKESPTNFILLIAFTVVQAYTIGVIVTFYSKVVVLQALVLTLVVLVALTAFTFQTKRDFSATHSALFAGLCILIVGGFMQIFIQSSILELGIGLGGAFLFCLFIVVDTQMIMKTLSPEEYILATINLYMDIINLFVYILRILQELNRQ from the coding sequence ATGTCGCAAACAGTGTCCCTAATTCTGAACGAAGATGTCGAACATGGTGGAAAAGAATACGACGAGGATGATATCGAAAATGATTTTGCCTACAGAAACAATGTATTGAACGCTACAAAACAAATAAGGTTAGCATTTATTCGCAAAGTTTATGGCCTTTTGTCCATGCAAATATTACTAACCTTTATTATAGCCAGCATATGTTTGTTTACACCACCTATAAAAAGCTTTGTTCACACAAATGACTGGATGATGATGTTTTCTTTTATTGCTAGCATTGCACTGTTAGTACCTCTACACATCAAAAGGAAGGAATCTCCTACCAATTTTATCCTTCTAATAGCCTTTACAGTTGTTCAAGCTTACACAATCGGAGTCATAGTGACATTCTATTCAAAAGTAGTCGTGTTACAAGCATTAGTATTAACCCTTGTTGTATTGGTCGCTCTGACTGCATTCACATTCCAAACTAAGCGTGACTTCTCTGCCACTCATTCCGCGTTATTCGCTGGACTCTGCATTCTCATCGTAGGAGGATTTATGCAGATATTCATTCAATCGTCTATATTGGAACTTGGTATTGGACTCGGTGGAGCATTTTTGTTCTGCCTTTTCATCGTAGTGGATACCCAAATGATAATGAAGACTTTGTCACCAGAAGAATACATTTTAGCCACAATAAACTTGTACATGGATATAATCAACTTATTCGTTTATATTCTGCGTATTTTACAGGAGTTAAATAGGCAATAA
- the LOC114329864 gene encoding uncharacterized protein LOC114329864 isoform X1 codes for MEKKTFSMFINKRNKNINETTTKLEYYCHRSGYYKARGENIRHLKRQGTNKINGYCPANLKVTIKNGKYSVNYCGTHVGHKQVEDLGHLFLTKEERHQIAAKIASKVPMQVILNDVRDSVSQCQLQRMHLLTKKDLFNIERSYNLNASSVRHENDAISVKAWVNELRLNNCVSFYKRQDSLSEEYPELKKEDFALIIMTDGQKELLAKFGNDCICIDGTHGLNGYGFELHTLLVLDDIREGYPCAFLISNRSDVAVFKIFFKCIEEKLGYKILAKVFMSDMAEAYYKAWLEVMYPPNFRLFCAWHVDRAWRKNLNKLTEKKVQVYKILRLLMQEREINTFFNIQEKFLLFLNESVETLEFAQYYKDNYMSKPEFWAYCFRLNSGINTNMHIERMHRTIKHIYLHGKFVKRLDKAIDGIMKFVRDKLFERVIILYKGKVSTKLSDLRHRHKLSETMDIKKVIYNNLTYTVASSSTNEMYTVEEVKLDCTCKLICDECNTCIHHFSCSCLDNSIKWNMCKHIHLVCRYINQLPKAVEIIEEESFLAENNLIMDVNKKDQEISSLIETITTNKPMQQKNYYDQVCERKQKIMDEMARLQNEIKLVNSIEEIEVFERNMAPIWPCLAAVRDHRKSHVGLPEVSASIKNIPPNKKIEPQRRLYRTKKQPKGKKLTLNKPSAQEADLLAAQLLLKNKLE; via the exons AtggaaaaaaaaactttttcaatgtttataaataaaagaaataaaaacataaatGAAACTACTACAAAACTTGAGTACTATTGTCACCGATCAGGGTATTATAAAGCTAGAGGAGAAAACATTCGTCATTTAAAGAGACAAGGGACAAATAAGATTAATGGATATTGTCCAGCTAACCTTAAAGTTAccataaaaaatggaaaatattctGTTAATTACTGTGGAACGCATGTGGGACATAAACAAGTAGAGGACTTAGGGCACCTTTTTCTAACAAAAGAAGAACGACATCAAATTGcagcaaaaatagcttcaaaagtgcCAATGCAAGTTATTTTAAATGACGTTAGAGATTCAGTCTCCCAATGCCAACTCCAAAGAATGCACCTTCTAACGAAAAAAGATCTTTTTAACATTGAAAGGTCATATAATCTTAATGCGTCTTCGGTAAGGCATGAAAATGATGCCATTAGTGTGAAAGCATGGGTTAACGAGTTACGCTTAAATAACTGTGTTTCGTTTTATAAACGGCAAGATAGTCTTTCTGAGGAATATCCAGAACTGAAAAAAGAAGACTTCGCTTTAATTATAATGACAGATGGTCAAAAAGAATTACTTGCAAAGTTTGGAAATGACTGTATATGCATAGATGGCACCCATGGGTTGAATGGATATGGTTTCGAGTTACATACCCTTCTTGTATTGGATGATATACGTGAAGGATATCCATGTGCATTTCTCATTTCCAATCGGTCAGATGTTGCtgtattcaaaattttttttaaatgtattgaaGAAAAATTAGGATATAAAATCCTAGCAAAAGTGTTTATGTCAGATATGGCTGAGGCTTATTATAAGGCTTGGTTGGAAGTAATGTACCCTCCTAACTTTAG attattttgtgcttggcATGTAGACCGTGCATGGAGAAAAAACTTAAACAAATTGACAGAAAAAAAG GTACAGGTTTACAAAATTTTAAGATTACTAATGCAAGAAAGAGAGATAAATACTTTTTTCAACATACAGgagaaatttttattatttttaaacgaGAGTGTGGAGACATTAGAGTTTGCTCAATATTATAAGGATAACTATATGTCAAAACCGGAGTTTTGGGCATATTGTTTTCGACTCAATAGTGGTATAAACACCAACATGCATATTGAGCGTATGCATCGCACTATCAAGCACATTTACCTACATGGTAAATTTGTGAAAAGACTTGACAAAGCTATTGATGGAATAATGAAATTTGTTAGAGACAAGCTGTTCGAAAGAGTAATAATATTGTACAAAGGTAAAGTTTCCACCAAGTTAAGTGATTTAAGACACCGACATAAATTAAGCGAAACAATGGAcattaaaaaagttatttataataatttaactTATACTGTGGCATCATCTTCAACTAATGAGATGTATACAGTTGAGGAAGTTAAGTTGGATTGCACATGCAAGTTAATTTGTGATGAATGTAACACTTGCATACATCATTTTAGCTGCTCGTGTCTCGATAACTCCATTAAATGGAACATGTGCAAACATATCCATTTGGTTTGCAGATATATAAACCAGTTACCAAAGGCTGTTGAGATCATTGAAGAAGAATCATTTCTTG cAGAAAATAATCTTATCATGGATGTTAACAAAAAAGATCAAGAAATCTCAAGCTTAATTGAAACAATTACCACTAATAAGCCAAtgcaacaaaaaaattattatgatcAAGTTTGTGAAAGGAAACAAAAAATTATGGATGAAATGGCTCGGCTACAAAACGAAATTAAGTTGGTCAATTCTATTGAAGAAATTGAGGTATTTGAAAGAAATATGGCACCAATTTGGCCATGCCTTGCTGCTGTAAGAGACCACCGCAAATCACATGTTGGTTTACCAGAAG taTCAGCTTCTATCAAAAACATACCACCTAACAAAAAAATAGAGCCTCAGAGGAGATTATATAggacaaaaaaacaaccaaaAGGGAAGAAATTAACACTGAACAAACCCTCAGCTCAAGAAGCAGATTTGTTAGCAGCTCAATTATTGCTAAAGAACAAGTTAGAATAA
- the LOC114329864 gene encoding uncharacterized protein LOC114329864 isoform X2, protein MEKKTFSMFINKRNKNINETTTKLEYYCHRSGYYKARGENIRHLKRQGTNKINGYCPANLKVTIKNGKYSVNYCGTHVGHKQVEDLGHLFLTKEERHQIAAKIASKVPMQVILNDVRDSVSQCQLQRMHLLTKKDLFNIERSYNLNASSVRHENDAISVKAWVNELRLNNCVSFYKRQDSLSEEYPELKKEDFALIIMTDGQKELLAKFGNDCICIDGTHGLNGYGFELHTLLVLDDIREGYPCAFLISNRSDVAVFKIFFKCIEEKLGYKILAKVFMSDMAEAYYKAWLEVMYPPNFRLFCAWHVDRAWRKNLNKLTEKKVQVYKILRLLMQEREINTFFNIQEKFLLFLNESVETLEFAQYYKDNYMSKPEFWAYCFRLNSGINTNMHIERMHRTIKHIYLHGKFVKRLDKAIDGIMKFVRDKLFERVIILYKGKVSTKLSDLRHRHKLSETMDIKKVIYNNLTYTVASSSTNEMYTVEEVKLDCTCKLICDECNTCIHHFSCSCLDNSIKWNMCKHIHLVCRYINQLPKAVEIIEEESFLENNLIMDVNKKDQEISSLIETITTNKPMQQKNYYDQVCERKQKIMDEMARLQNEIKLVNSIEEIEVFERNMAPIWPCLAAVRDHRKSHVGLPEVSASIKNIPPNKKIEPQRRLYRTKKQPKGKKLTLNKPSAQEADLLAAQLLLKNKLE, encoded by the exons AtggaaaaaaaaactttttcaatgtttataaataaaagaaataaaaacataaatGAAACTACTACAAAACTTGAGTACTATTGTCACCGATCAGGGTATTATAAAGCTAGAGGAGAAAACATTCGTCATTTAAAGAGACAAGGGACAAATAAGATTAATGGATATTGTCCAGCTAACCTTAAAGTTAccataaaaaatggaaaatattctGTTAATTACTGTGGAACGCATGTGGGACATAAACAAGTAGAGGACTTAGGGCACCTTTTTCTAACAAAAGAAGAACGACATCAAATTGcagcaaaaatagcttcaaaagtgcCAATGCAAGTTATTTTAAATGACGTTAGAGATTCAGTCTCCCAATGCCAACTCCAAAGAATGCACCTTCTAACGAAAAAAGATCTTTTTAACATTGAAAGGTCATATAATCTTAATGCGTCTTCGGTAAGGCATGAAAATGATGCCATTAGTGTGAAAGCATGGGTTAACGAGTTACGCTTAAATAACTGTGTTTCGTTTTATAAACGGCAAGATAGTCTTTCTGAGGAATATCCAGAACTGAAAAAAGAAGACTTCGCTTTAATTATAATGACAGATGGTCAAAAAGAATTACTTGCAAAGTTTGGAAATGACTGTATATGCATAGATGGCACCCATGGGTTGAATGGATATGGTTTCGAGTTACATACCCTTCTTGTATTGGATGATATACGTGAAGGATATCCATGTGCATTTCTCATTTCCAATCGGTCAGATGTTGCtgtattcaaaattttttttaaatgtattgaaGAAAAATTAGGATATAAAATCCTAGCAAAAGTGTTTATGTCAGATATGGCTGAGGCTTATTATAAGGCTTGGTTGGAAGTAATGTACCCTCCTAACTTTAG attattttgtgcttggcATGTAGACCGTGCATGGAGAAAAAACTTAAACAAATTGACAGAAAAAAAG GTACAGGTTTACAAAATTTTAAGATTACTAATGCAAGAAAGAGAGATAAATACTTTTTTCAACATACAGgagaaatttttattatttttaaacgaGAGTGTGGAGACATTAGAGTTTGCTCAATATTATAAGGATAACTATATGTCAAAACCGGAGTTTTGGGCATATTGTTTTCGACTCAATAGTGGTATAAACACCAACATGCATATTGAGCGTATGCATCGCACTATCAAGCACATTTACCTACATGGTAAATTTGTGAAAAGACTTGACAAAGCTATTGATGGAATAATGAAATTTGTTAGAGACAAGCTGTTCGAAAGAGTAATAATATTGTACAAAGGTAAAGTTTCCACCAAGTTAAGTGATTTAAGACACCGACATAAATTAAGCGAAACAATGGAcattaaaaaagttatttataataatttaactTATACTGTGGCATCATCTTCAACTAATGAGATGTATACAGTTGAGGAAGTTAAGTTGGATTGCACATGCAAGTTAATTTGTGATGAATGTAACACTTGCATACATCATTTTAGCTGCTCGTGTCTCGATAACTCCATTAAATGGAACATGTGCAAACATATCCATTTGGTTTGCAGATATATAAACCAGTTACCAAAGGCTGTTGAGATCATTGAAGAAGAATCATTTCTTG AAAATAATCTTATCATGGATGTTAACAAAAAAGATCAAGAAATCTCAAGCTTAATTGAAACAATTACCACTAATAAGCCAAtgcaacaaaaaaattattatgatcAAGTTTGTGAAAGGAAACAAAAAATTATGGATGAAATGGCTCGGCTACAAAACGAAATTAAGTTGGTCAATTCTATTGAAGAAATTGAGGTATTTGAAAGAAATATGGCACCAATTTGGCCATGCCTTGCTGCTGTAAGAGACCACCGCAAATCACATGTTGGTTTACCAGAAG taTCAGCTTCTATCAAAAACATACCACCTAACAAAAAAATAGAGCCTCAGAGGAGATTATATAggacaaaaaaacaaccaaaAGGGAAGAAATTAACACTGAACAAACCCTCAGCTCAAGAAGCAGATTTGTTAGCAGCTCAATTATTGCTAAAGAACAAGTTAGAATAA
- the LOC126887864 gene encoding zinc finger protein 510-like, whose translation MAQCSECKKNFSNDYNLRVHVKRKHADKLDILCPRKRKPSGSGVNECKECGINFTRLDNLRSHIKHKHSEAAIKSQKCSDKKVAEQEIGRWLRRAGECLKTFKEKESE comes from the exons ATGGCTCAGTGCAGTGAGTGCAAGAAAAACTTTTCCAATGATTATAATTTGAGAGTTCATGTAAAAAGAAAACATGCAG ataaatTAGACATTCTATGTCCAAGAAAAAGAAAACCCTCTGGGTCAGGTGTTAATGAATGCAAAGAGTGTGGCATAAATTTTACCCGACTTGATAATTTGAGATCCCACATTAAACATAAACATTCAG AAGCTGCAATAAAAAGTCAAAAATGTAGTGATAAGAAGGTGGCGGAGCAAGAAATTGGACGATGGTTGAGGAGAGCCGGGGAATGCTTAAAAACTTTCAAGGAAAAGGAATCagaataa